A part of Tiliqua scincoides isolate rTilSci1 chromosome 13, rTilSci1.hap2, whole genome shotgun sequence genomic DNA contains:
- the PDIA2 gene encoding protein disulfide-isomerase A2 produces the protein MAVLQLLLLWLLVGIGGTAQGAESLEEEASGQAVGEEELLEDDGVLVLKQQSFAQALLKHRLLLVAFCDPLSGHCQALVPEFAKAAAILRNDSSGLRLAKVDTVQEEALSQEFGVTSYPILLLFRDGNRTHPTEFTGLREAEDIVKWLRRKAGPSTVLLEDEAGAAAFLEDHAVAVVGFFHDLQDEAVRLFSDVASEASDAAFALTDSARLFQAYNISGDTVSLFRKQEDPRADFLVDEDLGLDATELAQFITVQSLAPVMEFTRKNSSRIFGAKIPHHLLLFINKTEASQLELLGPFQDAAAPFRGQVLFVLADVNGEGAPVLLYFGLKSSDAPAIRFVTIETNTKYRLAPNNLTAAVISTFCQDALGGRIQPHLSTQEIPEDWDKHPVKILVGKNFEQVAFDPTKNVFVKFYAPWCPHSKAMAGVWEELGNKYKDHPDIIIAEMDATMNEVAELPIQAYPSLYYFPAGQGREMREYRSTRDLDTFSSFLENGGVLPPSEESVEAAETITQETGTSAPEMPDSRDEL, from the exons ATGGCAGTActccagctgctgctcctgtggcTCTTGGTGGGGATTGGCGGGACAGCGCAGGGGGCCGAGAGCCTGGAGGAAGAGGCATCAGGCCAGGCTGTTGGGGAAGAAGAACTCCTGGAAGATGACGGGGTCTTGGTCCTGAAGCAGCAGAGCTTTGCCCAAGCCCTGCTGAAGCACCGGCTACTCCTGGTGGCCTTCT GTGATCCCTTGTCTGGACACTGCCAGGCTCTGGTTCCTGAGTTTGCCAAGGCAGCTGCCATACTGAGGAACGACAGCTCCGGGCTGAGGCTGGCCAAGGTGGATACCGTGCAGGAGGAGGCCTTGAGCCAGGAGTTTGGTGTGACCAGCTACCCCATCCTCCTGCTGTTCAGAGATGGGAACCGCACACATCCCACTGAGTTCACAG GCCTGCGAGAAGCTGAGGACATCGTGAAGTGGCTGAGACGAAAGGCTGGGCCCAGCACGGTGCTGCTGGAGGATGAGGCCGGAGCAGCTGCTTTCCTGGAGGACCATGCAGTGGCTGTGGTCGGGTTCTTCCAT GACCTGCAGGATGAGGCAGTGAGGCTATTCTCTGACGTGGCCAGTGAGGCATCTGACGCGGCCTTCGCTCTCACAGACTCTGCCAGGCTCTTCCAGGCATACAACATCTCTGGTGACACAGTCTCTCTCTTCCGGAAG CAAGAGGATCCCCGGGCCGACTTCCTGGTAGACGAGGACCTGGGCCTGGATGCGACAGAGTTGGCTCAGTTCATCACAGTGCAGAGCCTGGCACCAGTGATGGAGTTCACACGCAAG AACTCCTCTAGGATATTTGGGGCCAAGATCCCACACCACCTGCTGCTCTTCATCAACAAGACGGAGGCCTCGCAGTTGgagctcctgggcccctttcagGATGCAGCAGCTCCTTTCCGGGGTCAG GTGCTGTTTGTGCTGGCGGACGTCAACGGAGAAGGGGCCCCGGTGCTGCTCTACTTTGGCCTCAAGAGCAGCGACGCCCCCGCTATCCGCTTTGTCACCATCGAGACCAACACGAAATATCGGCTGGCACCCAACAACCTTACCGCAGCGGTCATCAGCACCTTCTGCCAGGATGCGCTCGGCGGCAGAATCCAG CCCCATCTGAGCACCCAGGAAATCCCAGAGGACTGGGACAAGCACCCAGTTAAAATCCTGGTGGGCAAGAACTTCGAGCAGGTGGCGTTTGACCCAACGAAGAACGTGTTTGTGAAATTCT ATGCCCCTTGGTGCCCCCACAGCAAGGCCATGGCTGGCGTTTGGGAGGAGCTGGGCAACAAGTACAAAGACCACCCTGACATCATCATTGCCGAGATGGATGCCACAATGAACGAGGTGGCAGAGCTGCCCATCCAGGCGTACCCATCCCTGTACTACTTCCCTGCAGGCCAAGGCAGAGAG ATGAGAGAATACAGAAGCACCAGAGACCTGGACACTTTCTCCTCCTTCTTGGAGAATGGGGGTGTGTTGCCACCTTCAGAGGAGAGTGTAGAG GCAGCCGAGACCATCACGCAGGAGACCGGCACAAGCGCCCCAGAGATGCCAGACTCTAGGGACGAGCTGTAG